One Candidatus Hydrogenedentota bacterium genomic window carries:
- a CDS encoding FAD-binding protein, producing the protein MGNRKWSNWSGRVRCAPERIEIPSGLEELQRTVREGNSPIRVVGSGHSFSDIVATDGTLLSLDAMQGVFDVNREMCEATVWAGTKLWRLNHLLAEHGLAMPNLGDINVQSIAGAVSTGTHGTGIEFGCLSTFIQSVTLVTADGEIVECAPGSDTLKAVAVSVGALGVLAKVRLKLVPSYRLHYVADTLPVREAIEQAESFARECRHYEFFVFPHTSMAMAKWHRSTSAPPSTRPAVKWVDEVLLENMCFGLVGALGRINSRWCPAISRFTARTANRREEIDDGHRVLSTRRLVRFNEMEYALPAEHGPEALHEILRLVESRRFGVSFPIEYRFVKGDDLWLSPFYGRDSVTISLHQFRGMDYHEYFHAAEQVFRKYDGRPHWGKLHSLSSDELEASYPKWGDFHTLRLQLDPHGRFLNPHLRDLFGTRHTT; encoded by the coding sequence GTGGGAAATAGGAAATGGTCGAATTGGTCCGGCCGTGTTCGTTGCGCCCCGGAACGCATAGAAATACCATCTGGATTGGAAGAGCTTCAGCGGACAGTCCGCGAAGGCAATTCTCCCATTCGTGTTGTTGGTTCAGGCCACTCCTTTTCCGACATAGTCGCCACAGACGGCACGCTCCTGTCGCTCGATGCCATGCAGGGAGTGTTCGATGTCAATCGCGAGATGTGCGAAGCAACGGTATGGGCCGGCACAAAGCTGTGGCGCTTGAATCATCTCTTAGCCGAACACGGTTTGGCCATGCCGAATCTTGGCGACATCAATGTTCAGTCCATCGCAGGCGCCGTGAGTACCGGCACCCACGGTACGGGAATCGAATTCGGGTGCCTTTCCACCTTCATTCAGTCGGTCACGCTTGTCACCGCTGACGGGGAAATTGTCGAATGCGCGCCCGGCTCGGATACGTTGAAGGCCGTTGCGGTCTCTGTTGGCGCGCTGGGGGTCCTCGCGAAGGTACGGCTCAAACTTGTTCCGTCGTATCGCCTTCATTACGTTGCCGACACGTTACCCGTACGCGAAGCGATCGAACAGGCGGAATCATTCGCGCGCGAGTGCCGTCACTACGAGTTCTTCGTATTTCCCCACACGAGCATGGCGATGGCCAAGTGGCATCGCAGTACCAGCGCGCCACCATCGACGCGTCCCGCAGTGAAATGGGTAGACGAAGTTTTGCTGGAGAATATGTGCTTCGGACTTGTAGGAGCCCTGGGCCGAATAAACTCACGATGGTGTCCGGCGATCAGCCGTTTCACCGCGCGCACCGCAAACCGCCGTGAGGAAATCGACGACGGACACAGAGTCCTGTCCACGCGCCGTCTCGTACGATTCAACGAGATGGAATACGCGCTTCCAGCCGAGCACGGTCCGGAAGCCCTGCACGAGATTCTGCGGCTGGTTGAATCCCGGCGCTTCGGGGTCAGCTTCCCCATCGAATACCGCTTCGTGAAGGGGGACGACCTTTGGTTGAGCCCATTCTACGGACGTGACAGCGTCACAATCTCGTTGCACCAATTCCGCGGCATGGACTATCACGAGTACTTTCACGCGGCAGAACAGGTCTTTCGCAAATATGACGGCCGCCCGCATTGGGGCAAATTGCATAGTCTATCTTCAGATGAACTGGAGGCATCCTACCCGAAATGGGGGGATTTCCATACGTTGCGGCTTCAACTTGACCCACACGGACGCTTCCTCAATCCGCATCTGCGTGATCTCTTTGGAACTAGACACACAACGTGA
- a CDS encoding FAD-dependent oxidoreductase, which yields MKTLIGICVAVCAGTVVAPVEAAESYDIVVYGGTSGGVAAAVQAARMGKTAVVIEPGRHLGGLSSGGLGATDIGNKKAIGGISREFYQRLGKHYGQPEAWTFEPHVAEDTFKSMMAEAKIPVLYGERLNLEKGVEKDQGRIIAIVMESGLRVEGKVFIDATYEGDLMAKAGVSYHVGREANSVYGETLNGVQTKNAKSHQFECAIAPYIVEGDPSSGLLPSIHDGGPGEEGAGDKRIQAYNFRMCLTNDPANRMPFPKPQNYDPLRYELLLRYLNAGHWTVLGLSTPMPNKKTDTNNKGAFASDNIGMNYEYPDGDYAVRERIFNEHKDYQQGLMWFLANDPRVPENVRNEVNQWGLPKDEFVDSGGWPHQLYVREARRMISDYVMTQHNCQGQEVVDDAVGLAAYTMDSHNVQRYVKDGRVWNEGDVEVGGFPPYPIAYRSIRPKQSECVNLLVPVCLSASHIAYGSIRMEPVFMVLGQSAATAASMSIDAGCAVQEVDVKRLQERLLQDKQILTWVP from the coding sequence ATGAAGACACTCATTGGCATTTGCGTTGCCGTATGTGCGGGAACCGTCGTTGCGCCAGTCGAAGCGGCGGAATCATATGACATTGTCGTCTATGGCGGGACCTCGGGAGGAGTCGCGGCGGCCGTACAAGCCGCGCGCATGGGTAAGACCGCTGTCGTGATCGAGCCGGGCCGTCATTTGGGCGGTTTGTCATCGGGCGGGCTTGGTGCTACGGACATCGGGAACAAGAAGGCTATTGGGGGGATATCGAGAGAGTTCTACCAGCGGCTTGGCAAACACTACGGTCAACCTGAAGCATGGACGTTTGAGCCTCACGTCGCGGAAGACACGTTCAAATCGATGATGGCGGAAGCGAAGATCCCCGTGCTCTACGGCGAACGGCTTAACCTTGAGAAGGGTGTTGAGAAAGACCAAGGCCGGATAATCGCCATCGTCATGGAGAGCGGGCTACGCGTTGAGGGGAAGGTATTCATCGATGCGACTTACGAAGGCGACCTGATGGCGAAGGCCGGCGTTTCGTATCACGTGGGCAGGGAGGCCAATAGCGTGTATGGCGAGACGCTAAACGGTGTGCAGACTAAAAACGCCAAGTCCCACCAATTCGAGTGCGCCATCGCCCCGTATATCGTGGAAGGCGATCCGTCCAGCGGATTGCTGCCCAGTATTCACGACGGCGGACCTGGTGAAGAAGGAGCGGGAGACAAACGCATTCAGGCTTACAACTTCCGCATGTGTCTGACGAATGACCCGGCAAACCGGATGCCGTTCCCAAAGCCGCAGAACTACGATCCACTGCGTTACGAGTTGCTGTTGCGGTATCTCAATGCCGGTCACTGGACCGTTTTGGGATTGTCGACGCCCATGCCGAACAAGAAGACCGATACCAACAACAAGGGCGCATTTGCCAGCGATAACATCGGCATGAACTATGAATACCCCGACGGCGACTATGCGGTTCGAGAGCGGATCTTCAACGAGCACAAGGATTACCAGCAGGGACTGATGTGGTTTCTCGCCAACGACCCGCGTGTCCCTGAAAACGTGCGGAATGAGGTCAACCAATGGGGGTTGCCAAAAGATGAATTTGTCGACTCAGGCGGCTGGCCACATCAGCTTTATGTTCGAGAAGCGCGGCGTATGATCTCCGACTACGTGATGACCCAACATAATTGTCAGGGGCAGGAAGTGGTCGACGATGCCGTAGGTCTCGCCGCCTATACGATGGACTCGCACAACGTGCAGCGCTACGTCAAGGACGGACGCGTGTGGAACGAAGGCGATGTCGAAGTCGGCGGATTCCCGCCATATCCAATAGCCTATCGTTCGATCCGGCCCAAGCAGAGCGAATGCGTTAATCTGCTGGTTCCAGTTTGCCTTTCCGCGTCGCATATTGCGTATGGCTCGATACGGATGGAGCCGGTGTTCATGGTGTTAGGTCAATCCGCCGCGACGGCTGCGTCCATGTCCATAGATGCGGGCTGCGCTGTCCAGGAAGTGGATGTGAAGCGTCTTCAAGAACGCCTACTGCAAGACAAGCAGATATTGACGTGGGTTCCCTGA
- a CDS encoding DUF1080 domain-containing protein: MKTQHVSSRIQYGKWTLAGVLLSLVIAGSAVAAEPTPSALEADSKGWVDIIPSADLKGWSRVAVPPKDPLGKQQWHVEDAGKTLVCEGDGGHDMLLCDREFGDAVFHFEFRYTKVEGKTGYNSGAYARNSKDGSLWHQAQFGDADGGYLFGETLGPDGKKKSFGTKDEVKDGRVKPAGEWNTLEITAKGSELTLWVNGAVTCKVNNCGNPKGFVGLEGEGYRIEFRNLKVKELK, encoded by the coding sequence ATGAAAACTCAACACGTCTCTTCGCGAATTCAATATGGTAAGTGGACCCTTGCGGGGGTTCTGCTGAGTCTCGTGATTGCAGGAAGCGCAGTGGCTGCGGAACCAACGCCCAGCGCATTGGAAGCAGACTCCAAAGGCTGGGTGGACATCATACCTTCCGCGGACCTGAAGGGGTGGTCGCGCGTAGCGGTTCCGCCCAAGGATCCGCTTGGCAAGCAGCAGTGGCACGTCGAGGATGCCGGGAAAACGCTGGTCTGTGAAGGCGACGGCGGTCATGACATGTTGTTGTGTGACCGCGAATTCGGCGATGCCGTGTTTCACTTTGAGTTTCGTTACACGAAGGTCGAAGGGAAGACAGGCTACAATAGCGGCGCGTATGCGCGCAATTCCAAAGACGGTTCACTTTGGCATCAAGCTCAATTCGGTGATGCGGACGGGGGCTATCTCTTCGGCGAAACGCTTGGCCCAGACGGCAAGAAGAAATCGTTTGGCACCAAAGATGAGGTGAAAGACGGGCGCGTGAAACCTGCCGGTGAATGGAATACGCTGGAAATCACCGCGAAGGGCAGCGAACTGACTCTATGGGTGAATGGCGCGGTAACCTGCAAAGTGAACAACTGCGGCAACCCCAAGGGTTTTGTTGGGCTTGAAGGCGAAGGATATCGCATCGAATTCCGCAACCTTAAGGTCAAGGAACTGAAATAA
- a CDS encoding endonuclease/exonuclease/phosphatase encodes MQCSFARYLQLLSLSLALVWGVVSTDAATLTVGSFNVESGGATLDKTAEALATVEKDEQCDLWGLCEVTDKSWAQQFEVAVEAASGHDFSYVLGTTGRTDLMAIVYRTDRLEPKDEAVELHYINPENKVRSPLVIPFLDKDTGATFYFMVNHLYRSNNNARHTQASQLNEWTRAQLTKDPTVGVIAVGDYNFDYRVSDEGHDKGFDNMISDGVFAWVKPGALIPSQCNKNYKSILDFVFTAGPAQQWKANSTIIPMASDYCSNGDNSDHRPLVAHFEIGESHKDDELIRRIEAMEKSLSELKTIIMQRN; translated from the coding sequence ATGCAGTGCAGTTTCGCTCGGTATTTGCAGTTGCTGTCTCTTTCGCTAGCACTTGTTTGGGGAGTTGTCTCGACGGATGCCGCGACATTAACGGTCGGCTCATTCAATGTTGAATCAGGCGGAGCCACTCTGGACAAGACTGCAGAGGCGCTGGCCACAGTGGAGAAAGACGAACAATGTGATTTGTGGGGCCTGTGTGAAGTAACAGACAAGAGCTGGGCGCAGCAGTTTGAAGTGGCTGTGGAGGCTGCCAGTGGACACGACTTCTCGTATGTGCTAGGTACGACTGGCAGGACCGACCTGATGGCAATCGTGTACCGTACAGATCGCCTGGAACCCAAGGACGAAGCTGTGGAGCTTCACTATATTAATCCGGAAAACAAGGTGCGGTCTCCGCTGGTGATTCCTTTTCTGGACAAGGACACCGGCGCAACCTTTTACTTCATGGTTAACCATCTCTACCGGAGCAATAACAATGCGAGGCATACGCAGGCATCGCAGTTGAACGAGTGGACGCGTGCACAATTGACAAAGGATCCAACGGTGGGCGTAATTGCTGTCGGCGATTACAACTTCGATTACCGCGTATCGGATGAAGGACACGACAAGGGCTTTGACAATATGATTAGCGATGGCGTGTTTGCTTGGGTTAAGCCCGGCGCGCTCATTCCGTCGCAGTGTAACAAAAACTATAAATCGATCCTTGACTTTGTATTTACTGCAGGCCCGGCGCAGCAATGGAAGGCGAATTCCACGATAATCCCGATGGCCAGTGATTACTGCAGCAACGGGGACAACAGCGATCATCGCCCGCTTGTTGCCCATTTCGAGATTGGCGAATCACACAAAGATGATGAGTTGATTCGCCGCATTGAAGCAATGGAGAAATCTCTGTCCGAACTCAAGACGATTATTATGCAGCGGAACTAG
- a CDS encoding PEP-CTERM sorting domain-containing protein has translation MKISTRRLAVALSIVALAFVALPVGATMMPTYSTPLADMTNPEAWLLGQNSALFESLADRVGMWDWNSSSVHTAIPFAWMPATSRGQLRYTPLVGKNLLSQQLLENTDGMAAFTNASSSEAAYAKGLDSSVISGWRLPQATLGSNPVFMTPQQPSLNQSASATSTSSAYASNTFSVASASESINASVSEEFGQGMAKCHPPAVVPEPASMLLMGTGLAGLAASRMGKKRRS, from the coding sequence ATGAAGATCTCGACTCGCCGCCTGGCCGTTGCACTCTCGATCGTTGCACTAGCGTTCGTTGCTCTGCCGGTTGGGGCAACTATGATGCCCACGTACTCGACACCGCTTGCCGACATGACAAATCCCGAGGCGTGGCTGCTTGGCCAGAACAGCGCACTGTTTGAAAGCTTGGCGGATCGCGTTGGAATGTGGGACTGGAATTCGTCTTCAGTTCATACGGCGATTCCGTTCGCCTGGATGCCTGCGACTTCAAGAGGCCAGTTGCGGTACACCCCGTTGGTTGGCAAGAACCTGCTCAGCCAGCAGCTCTTGGAGAACACGGACGGAATGGCGGCGTTCACAAACGCTTCTTCTTCCGAAGCGGCGTATGCGAAGGGGCTGGATTCAAGCGTCATCTCTGGGTGGAGACTTCCACAAGCGACTTTGGGTTCCAACCCGGTCTTTATGACGCCGCAGCAGCCGTCGTTGAATCAGTCTGCGTCGGCAACGTCGACTTCGTCGGCTTACGCAAGCAATACATTCAGCGTCGCGTCGGCGAGCGAGAGCATCAATGCTTCCGTAAGCGAAGAATTTGGTCAGGGCATGGCCAAGTGCCATCCTCCGGCGGTGGTACCGGAACCGGCCTCGATGCTTCTGATGGGCACGGGACTCGCCGGTCTGGCGGCTTCACGCATGGGCAAGAAGCGCCGCAGCTAA
- a CDS encoding glycosyltransferase: protein MRVLSMGKPFFCDVSPVSLYRGPHEIRTLGEDVTCDFQFDPRQDSAGDAIRRIACTWAPDLLMCWMPEAYPPPFGVEHAPIRTVALVSDWNVYHPILAPNSARYDLFLCDQRGANVLDAELIQPMHAMPLYSAVTPIHRKMDIKKDIDVLFVGNLSTAAHPVRARYLERLARLSDRYRIVLTGGAFGDDYARLLNRARLVFNHSIRGELNLRVFETLACGSTALLESGNLEVRGHVNPGEEIVLYDADNFEDCIAQLLEHPEKAQEIADAGHARASEFAGENRLTALIDWIANAPGSGRPFCQLPEHEQRYRDILMYGQSRYAGHGEWAKSLLPELMDRCPDDPRVWSITAQIGLSSPGATLSDEILDALERAHACMPESAVLALNAALGCAARGDDKKALGYLSKAVRCESSSGETCLLGPPEDAFVIRWRRSVAERTATIAMVHAEAHIRMANILAAHDDLAAAEEHLRCAEDLDAENTSGVLFGAELLWKTGRKSHAAERLYHRMADLPLSIEARQRLCDMLAELGLRADALALARETMQIMRAFVDDPATV, encoded by the coding sequence ATGCGTGTGCTCAGTATGGGAAAGCCGTTCTTCTGCGACGTTTCCCCCGTGTCCTTGTATCGTGGTCCTCATGAGATAAGGACTCTGGGCGAGGATGTGACGTGTGATTTCCAGTTTGATCCGAGGCAGGACTCTGCCGGGGATGCCATCCGGCGGATTGCGTGCACCTGGGCGCCGGATCTACTGATGTGCTGGATGCCCGAAGCATATCCTCCGCCTTTCGGAGTCGAGCACGCGCCCATAAGGACCGTTGCGCTTGTGTCAGACTGGAACGTCTATCACCCCATCCTGGCACCCAATTCCGCTCGATACGACCTGTTTTTGTGCGATCAACGCGGCGCAAACGTCTTGGACGCCGAGCTCATCCAGCCAATGCATGCGATGCCGCTGTATTCCGCCGTCACGCCTATCCATCGGAAGATGGACATCAAGAAGGACATCGACGTTTTGTTCGTGGGCAACCTGAGTACAGCGGCTCATCCGGTCCGGGCGCGCTATCTGGAACGCCTGGCGCGACTTTCGGATCGTTACCGCATCGTGCTTACGGGAGGCGCGTTCGGCGACGACTACGCGAGACTGCTGAATCGGGCGCGTCTGGTGTTCAACCATTCGATACGCGGCGAGTTGAACCTGCGCGTCTTCGAAACGCTCGCCTGCGGTTCCACTGCTCTTCTGGAATCAGGTAACCTCGAAGTGCGCGGCCACGTGAACCCCGGTGAAGAAATCGTGCTGTATGACGCGGACAACTTCGAGGATTGTATCGCCCAGCTCTTGGAACACCCTGAAAAGGCTCAAGAAATCGCAGACGCCGGGCATGCACGCGCCTCGGAATTCGCTGGCGAGAATCGGTTGACGGCATTAATTGACTGGATTGCCAATGCGCCGGGATCCGGCCGCCCGTTTTGCCAATTACCCGAGCACGAACAACGGTATCGCGACATCCTTATGTACGGTCAGTCGCGCTATGCGGGTCATGGAGAGTGGGCAAAGAGTCTTTTGCCCGAGCTCATGGACCGTTGTCCAGACGATCCCCGCGTGTGGAGTATAACCGCGCAAATAGGGCTTTCGAGTCCAGGCGCCACGTTATCGGACGAAATTCTTGATGCACTCGAACGTGCACACGCCTGCATGCCCGAATCGGCCGTACTTGCGCTGAACGCAGCCTTGGGGTGCGCAGCACGCGGCGACGACAAGAAAGCGCTTGGCTACTTATCGAAAGCGGTGCGATGCGAGAGCAGCAGTGGCGAGACCTGTCTGCTGGGGCCGCCCGAGGATGCATTTGTGATCCGTTGGCGGCGCTCCGTGGCTGAGCGAACGGCAACGATCGCCATGGTACATGCGGAGGCGCACATTAGGATGGCCAACATTCTTGCCGCGCACGATGACCTGGCCGCAGCCGAGGAACATTTGAGATGCGCCGAAGACCTGGATGCCGAGAACACGAGCGGCGTCCTTTTCGGGGCGGAGCTGCTGTGGAAGACGGGGAGGAAGTCTCATGCCGCCGAACGGTTGTACCATCGGATGGCGGATCTACCCTTGAGCATAGAGGCGCGGCAACGACTATGCGACATGTTGGCGGAGCTGGGTTTGCGAGCGGATGCGCTGGCCCTTGCGCGCGAAACGATGCAAATCATGCGCGCATTTGTCGACGATCCCGCAACAGTCTAG
- a CDS encoding DUF2804 domain-containing protein yields the protein MNPEAVGWSRHPVHVCNLRGFYPRKKKWDYWCIVGDRFLFSTTIAHIDYLSVGALYFLEYASNRYAEHVVVKPFARTPIMPETVEGSIQFEQKDTRIAFESAETTVRLSIHADSFAGQPLDAAIEIVRPAEHETLNVVIPWSPTRFQFTSKQHCLPSRGTIRWGNETFELVPDAAFACLDFGRGIWPYRTTWNWAAFSGYSGSDVIGVNMGAKWTDNTGMNENGILLNGRLYKLFDEVAIEYDCRDFMRPWRMNSESSDAIRLTFVPFFERADDTNLFVVRSTTHQTFGRYQGTIRVEDRTIPVDGIVGWAEEHRARW from the coding sequence ATGAATCCCGAAGCCGTAGGGTGGTCACGTCACCCTGTGCATGTGTGCAATCTTCGAGGATTCTACCCACGAAAGAAGAAATGGGATTACTGGTGTATCGTGGGAGACCGCTTTCTGTTCTCCACCACGATTGCGCACATCGACTATCTGTCGGTCGGCGCTTTATATTTCTTGGAATATGCGTCGAATCGATATGCGGAGCATGTCGTCGTAAAACCATTCGCCCGCACTCCGATCATGCCGGAAACAGTTGAAGGTTCGATCCAATTTGAGCAAAAAGACACGCGCATCGCGTTTGAAAGCGCAGAAACCACGGTCCGTCTTTCAATTCATGCAGATTCATTCGCGGGACAGCCACTCGACGCGGCGATTGAAATTGTGAGGCCTGCGGAGCACGAGACTCTCAACGTTGTCATCCCATGGAGTCCGACGAGGTTTCAGTTCACGTCAAAGCAGCATTGCCTGCCGTCTCGGGGGACCATCCGGTGGGGCAACGAGACGTTTGAGCTTGTTCCCGATGCAGCGTTTGCGTGCCTGGACTTTGGCCGCGGAATTTGGCCTTATCGCACCACCTGGAATTGGGCCGCATTCTCCGGCTACAGCGGCAGTGACGTTATCGGTGTCAACATGGGTGCCAAGTGGACCGACAACACGGGGATGAACGAAAACGGGATTCTGCTCAACGGGCGGCTGTATAAGTTGTTTGATGAAGTCGCCATCGAATACGACTGCCGAGATTTTATGCGCCCTTGGCGCATGAATTCCGAGTCGAGCGACGCGATCCGGCTTACCTTCGTCCCATTCTTCGAGCGTGCAGATGATACGAACCTCTTCGTGGTACGCTCCACAACGCATCAGACTTTTGGCCGGTATCAAGGGACGATACGGGTCGAGGATAGGACGATACCTGTGGATGGAATTGTGGGCTGGGCTGAGGAGCATCGTGCTCGATGGTAG